Proteins found in one Mangifera indica cultivar Alphonso chromosome 15, CATAS_Mindica_2.1, whole genome shotgun sequence genomic segment:
- the LOC123197328 gene encoding BAG family molecular chaperone regulator 8, chloroplastic: protein MASHHHNHHHTATTTSIGCCCSNCCSHHSAPPTPPSTDLLLQTILSHLLQQRQQQKSPQESHYQHMTHNQTHQNHHFHNQNQSFHHQEQYPQAKLVLSSLISRIDALETSLQNFSLSSATYNRYSSFSSCSLRDAAARVIQTHFRVFLVRRSRTLRQLKELALIKSSFNSLQLSVSKKNHLDFLLVSRRAMDLLRKLDSIQGDDPMIRDRKRSISRDLDKFLEFVDAFAVRNEISCRGSKNVKLVRNDTVKSRFLRSNGGDFSKDQVNIMKKLGDRAEMTPGYSRVYKTEDEDVELEGFHQFIDEEKQENHRVYGNKNGVLVKKHVVSQPKVKKSVSFAENGNVYRIFSNGNTHEPNPSRDGTSTDESVSSDDNGTILENICPEVEGKGLYEVTEDGVEVYLENGGSLQSSDEERNPRRSLRSEDTDEIVGDCIGQDGHFVFSAPLPVKMESRADLMKRKAVKIVTK from the exons ATGGCCTCTCATCACCACAACCACCACCACACCGCAACCACTACATCTATCGGCTGTTGCTGCAGCAACTGTTGTAGCCACCACTCTGCTCCACCAACACCTCCTTCCACAGACCTTCTTCTCCAAACCATTCTCTCTCACCTCCTCCAACAACGACAACAACAGAAGTCACCTCAAGAATCTCATTATCAGCACATGACCCATAACCAAACTCACCAAAACCATCACtttcataatcaaaatcaaagcTTTCACCATCAAGAACAATACCCACAAGCGAAACTTGTACTCTCTTCTCTTATTAGCCGTATTGACGCGCTTGAAACTTCCCTGCAAAACTTCTCGTTATCTTCTGCTACATACAATCGGtactcttctttttcttcatgttCTCTTAGAGATGCGGCGGCGCGTGTGATCCAGACCCATTTCCGAGTTTTTCTTGTGCGTAGATCCAGAACCCTTAGACAGCTCAAAGAGCTTGCTTTGATCAAATCTAGCTTCAACTCTCTCCAGTTATCAGTTTCCAAGAAAAACCATTTGGATTTTCTTCTCGTTTCTCGTAGAGCAATGGACTTGCTTCGCAAACTTGACTCTATTCAG GGTGATGATCCCATGATCAGAGATCGAAAGAGGTCAATTAGCAGGGATTTGGATAAGTTTTTGGAATTTGTTGATGCGTTCGCAGTAAGGAATGAGATATCATGTAGAGGTTCAAAGAATGTGAAATTAGTGAGGAATGATACTGTAAAGTCAAGGTTTTTGAGGTCTAATGGTGGAGATTTTAGTAAGGATCAGGTTaacataatgaaaaaattgggGGACCGAGCGGAAATGACTCCTGGGTATTCTAGGGTTTATAAAACTGAAGATGAAGATGTGGAGCTTGAAGGGTTTCACCAATTCATTGATGAGGAGAAGCAAGAAAACCATAGGGTTTACGGAAATAAAAATGGGGTTTTGGTGAAAAAGCATGTGGTGTCTCAGCCAAAAGTGAAGAAAAGTGTGAGCTTTGCAGAGAATGGAAATGTCTATAGGATTTTCAGCAATGGCAATACTCATGAGCCAAATCCAAGTCGGGATGGTACTTCAACTGATGAGAGTGTTTCTAGTGATGACAATGGAACAATTTTGGAGAATATTTGCCCTGAAGTTGAAGGTAAGGGTTTATATGAAGTGACTGAAGATGGGGTGGAAGTGTACTTGGAAAATGGAGGATCATTGCAGAGCAGTGATGAGGAAAGAAACCCTAGAAGGAGTTTGAGAAGTGAAGACACAGATGAGATCGTTGGTGATTGCATAGGTCAGGATGGACACTTTGTGTTCTCTGCACCATTGCCTGTGAAGATGGAATCTAGAGCTGACTTGATGAAGAGAAAAGCTGTGAAAATTGTCACAAAATAG
- the LOC123197325 gene encoding pentatricopeptide repeat-containing protein At5g39350 isoform X1 — MNGKVQSLKKSKSLFAKLLQQCSTPTKSLKKIKQFHAITVTSGLQPSHLRSPLVAGYAQCGHTSHARKLFDEMPERNLFLYNTLIKMYTRNGSSIDALNLFVEMLRLEIYRPDNYTYPFVIKACSDLGLQKLGVIFHGRALVAGIDMDSIVKNCLIAMYMSFGEVEAARKVFDAMRDRSVVTWNTMISGYFRNGYARQALMVFDWMVESGQEPDCASVVSVLPACGYLKEVDMGRRVHALIENGGLGKKIMVWNALVDMYVRCGNLNEAQVVFDGMTERDVVTWTSIINGYILNGEVRNALRLFCMMQFEGVKPNAVTIASILSACSSLHYLKNGRCLHGWTIRQKLEREVVVETALIDMYAKCHHVELSFRVFARTSKKKTVPWNAILSGFIHNGLAREAVELFTQMLMEAVQPNDATLNSILPAYAILVDMHQAMNIHGYLIRSGFLSSIEIATGLIDIYSKCGSLESAHKIFNGISKKDKDIILWSVIIAGYGMHGHGEAAVSLFKEMVQSGMKPNEVTFTSALHACSHSGLVDEGLGLFKFMLENHHPSPCADHYTCIVDLLGRAGRLDEAYDLIRTMPFKPTYAVWGALLGACVIHENVELGEVAAEWLFELEPENTGNYVLLSKIYAAVGRWKDVENVRDRMNEIGLRKSPAHSLIEYRNM; from the coding sequence ATGAATGGGAAGGTACAATCTCTCAAAAAATCTAAAAGCCTCTTCGCTAAACTTTTGCAACAATGCAGCACACCCACAAAATctctaaaaaaaatcaaacaatttcatgCCATCACCGTCACTTCAGGCCTTCAACCCTCCCACCTACGCTCTCCCCTCGTGGCTGGCTACGCGCAATGCGGCCATACTTCTCATGCACGCAAACTGTTCGACGAAATGCCTGAAAGAAACTTGTTCTTGTATAACACCTTGATAAAGATGTACACACGCAATGGCTCATCGATTGATGCTCTTAACCTCTTTGTTGAAATGCTCAGGTTAGAAATTTACCGCCCTGATAATTATACGTACCCTTTTGTTATTAAAGCGTGTAGCGACTTGGGACTGCAGAAATTGGGCGTTATATTTCATGGGAGGGCGTTGGTTGCTGGGATTGATATGGATAGTATTGTGAAGAATTGTTTGATAGCAATGTATATGAGTTTTGGAGAGGTAGAAGCAGCGAGGAAGGTGTTTGATGCAATGAGGGATCGAAGCGTGGTGACTTGGAATACTATGATAAGTGGGTATTTTAGGAATGGGTATGCTAGGCAAGCTTTGATGGTTTTTGATTGGATGGTGGAGAGTGGACAGGAGCCTGACTGTGCTAGTGTGGTTTCAGTGTTGCCTGCGTGTGGTTATTTGAAGGAAGTAGATATGGGAAGAAGAGTTCATGCACTGATCGAAAATGGAGGTTTGGGGAAGAAAATCATGGTTTGGAATGCTTTGGTTGATATGTATGTGAGGTGTGGTAATTTGAATGAAGCACAGGTGGTTTTTGATGGGATGACTGAGAGGGATGTAGTTACGTGGACTTCGATCATTAATGGGTATATTTTGAATGGTGAAGTGAGGAATGCATTGAGGCTTTTTTGTATGATGCAGTTCGAAGGGGTGAAGCCTAATGCTGTGACAATAGCATCAATTCTTTCAGCTTGTTCCAGTTTGCATTATCTGAAGAATGGAAGGTGTTTGCATGGGTGGACGATAAGACAAAAGCTTGAGCGTGAGGTTGTTGTGGAAACTGCATTGATTGATATGTATGCAAAATGCCATCATGTTGAACTAAGCTTTCGAGTGTTTGCAAGAAcatcaaaaaagaaaactgtACCATGGAATGCAATTTTGTCGGGGTTCATTCATAATGGGCTCGCAAGAGAAGCAGTAGAACTTTTCACACAAATGCTGATGGAAGCCGTACAACCTAATGATGCAACCTTAAACAGTATTCTTCCGGCATATGCCATCCTTGTAGATATGCATCAAGCAATGAATATACATGGTTATCTAATAAGATCTGGGTTTCTTTCAAGCATAGAAATTGCTACTGGGCTCATTGATATATATTCAAAGTGTGGGAGCCTAGAATCGGCCCACAAGATATTCAATGGGATTTCCAAAAAGGATAAAGATATTATACTATGGAGTGTAATAATTGCTGGTTATGGAATGCATGGACATGGTGAGGCTGCTGTTTCACTGTTCAAAGAAATGGTTCAATCTGGGATGAAACCAAATGAAGTTACCTTTACTTCAGCTTTGCATGCATGTAGCCACTCTGGTCTGGTTGATGAGGGTTTgggtttgtttaaatttatgcTTGAAAACCACCACCCAAGCCCCTGTGCTGATCACTACACTTGCATTGTTGATCTTCTTGGTAGAGCAGGTCGACTGGATGAAGCGTATGATCTGATTAGAACAATGCCTTTTAAGCCTACTTATGCTGTTTGGGGTGCACTGCTTGGTGCTTGTGTAATACATGAGAATGTTGAACTGGGAGAGGTGGCTGCAGAGTGGCTATTTGAGCTTGAACCAGAGAACACAGGGAACTATGTATTATTGTCAAAGATTTATGCTGCAGTGGGAAGGTGGAAAGATGTAGAGAATGTGAGAGATAGGATGAATGAGATAGGATTAAGAAAATCACCAGCTCACAGCTTGATTGAGTATCGGAATATGTAA
- the LOC123197325 gene encoding pentatricopeptide repeat-containing protein At5g39350 isoform X2 — protein sequence MDSIVKNCLIAMYMSFGEVEAARKVFDAMRDRSVVTWNTMISGYFRNGYARQALMVFDWMVESGQEPDCASVVSVLPACGYLKEVDMGRRVHALIENGGLGKKIMVWNALVDMYVRCGNLNEAQVVFDGMTERDVVTWTSIINGYILNGEVRNALRLFCMMQFEGVKPNAVTIASILSACSSLHYLKNGRCLHGWTIRQKLEREVVVETALIDMYAKCHHVELSFRVFARTSKKKTVPWNAILSGFIHNGLAREAVELFTQMLMEAVQPNDATLNSILPAYAILVDMHQAMNIHGYLIRSGFLSSIEIATGLIDIYSKCGSLESAHKIFNGISKKDKDIILWSVIIAGYGMHGHGEAAVSLFKEMVQSGMKPNEVTFTSALHACSHSGLVDEGLGLFKFMLENHHPSPCADHYTCIVDLLGRAGRLDEAYDLIRTMPFKPTYAVWGALLGACVIHENVELGEVAAEWLFELEPENTGNYVLLSKIYAAVGRWKDVENVRDRMNEIGLRKSPAHSLIEYRNM from the coding sequence ATGGATAGTATTGTGAAGAATTGTTTGATAGCAATGTATATGAGTTTTGGAGAGGTAGAAGCAGCGAGGAAGGTGTTTGATGCAATGAGGGATCGAAGCGTGGTGACTTGGAATACTATGATAAGTGGGTATTTTAGGAATGGGTATGCTAGGCAAGCTTTGATGGTTTTTGATTGGATGGTGGAGAGTGGACAGGAGCCTGACTGTGCTAGTGTGGTTTCAGTGTTGCCTGCGTGTGGTTATTTGAAGGAAGTAGATATGGGAAGAAGAGTTCATGCACTGATCGAAAATGGAGGTTTGGGGAAGAAAATCATGGTTTGGAATGCTTTGGTTGATATGTATGTGAGGTGTGGTAATTTGAATGAAGCACAGGTGGTTTTTGATGGGATGACTGAGAGGGATGTAGTTACGTGGACTTCGATCATTAATGGGTATATTTTGAATGGTGAAGTGAGGAATGCATTGAGGCTTTTTTGTATGATGCAGTTCGAAGGGGTGAAGCCTAATGCTGTGACAATAGCATCAATTCTTTCAGCTTGTTCCAGTTTGCATTATCTGAAGAATGGAAGGTGTTTGCATGGGTGGACGATAAGACAAAAGCTTGAGCGTGAGGTTGTTGTGGAAACTGCATTGATTGATATGTATGCAAAATGCCATCATGTTGAACTAAGCTTTCGAGTGTTTGCAAGAAcatcaaaaaagaaaactgtACCATGGAATGCAATTTTGTCGGGGTTCATTCATAATGGGCTCGCAAGAGAAGCAGTAGAACTTTTCACACAAATGCTGATGGAAGCCGTACAACCTAATGATGCAACCTTAAACAGTATTCTTCCGGCATATGCCATCCTTGTAGATATGCATCAAGCAATGAATATACATGGTTATCTAATAAGATCTGGGTTTCTTTCAAGCATAGAAATTGCTACTGGGCTCATTGATATATATTCAAAGTGTGGGAGCCTAGAATCGGCCCACAAGATATTCAATGGGATTTCCAAAAAGGATAAAGATATTATACTATGGAGTGTAATAATTGCTGGTTATGGAATGCATGGACATGGTGAGGCTGCTGTTTCACTGTTCAAAGAAATGGTTCAATCTGGGATGAAACCAAATGAAGTTACCTTTACTTCAGCTTTGCATGCATGTAGCCACTCTGGTCTGGTTGATGAGGGTTTgggtttgtttaaatttatgcTTGAAAACCACCACCCAAGCCCCTGTGCTGATCACTACACTTGCATTGTTGATCTTCTTGGTAGAGCAGGTCGACTGGATGAAGCGTATGATCTGATTAGAACAATGCCTTTTAAGCCTACTTATGCTGTTTGGGGTGCACTGCTTGGTGCTTGTGTAATACATGAGAATGTTGAACTGGGAGAGGTGGCTGCAGAGTGGCTATTTGAGCTTGAACCAGAGAACACAGGGAACTATGTATTATTGTCAAAGATTTATGCTGCAGTGGGAAGGTGGAAAGATGTAGAGAATGTGAGAGATAGGATGAATGAGATAGGATTAAGAAAATCACCAGCTCACAGCTTGATTGAGTATCGGAATATGTAA